One genomic region from Nitrospinota bacterium encodes:
- a CDS encoding 2'-deoxycytidine 5'-triphosphate deaminase: MSKTRPGGVLPSQEIASLVDDGCISSAGLLPGELKQNIQPASLDLTLGPKAYRLQASFLPQWPNKVEDRLADLLMYEINLTKGAILERGAVYLIPLGEKLRLPRDIRGRTNPKSSTGRLDVFTRVITDGCTRFEEIEPGYNGGLYLEVVPRSFTIKVRSGQRLNQLRLFLCPSERDCPHPSNFADSSTLHHYLGGTELRRVYEKEKLLCDIEGEFIDNTDRHVSGDGLLMSVDLTAPAGNYNPVGYKAKKNSRVIELDMVGHYDADDFWEPIHPHKLGRLILEPEEFYIFASKERIRVPLNCSAEMVEFDAGSGELRTHYAGFFDPGFGYGGDGKVMGTKAVLEVRPHDVPFIIEDGQILFKMKYERMASAPQIWYGSEIGSNYHDQTLRLAKQFRKP; this comes from the coding sequence ATGTCCAAAACAAGGCCGGGTGGGGTTTTGCCGTCACAGGAGATAGCTTCTCTTGTGGATGATGGATGTATTTCCAGCGCCGGACTTTTACCTGGTGAACTAAAACAGAACATTCAACCCGCTTCGCTGGATCTAACCTTGGGGCCCAAAGCGTACAGGCTCCAAGCCAGTTTCCTGCCGCAATGGCCCAACAAGGTTGAAGACCGGCTGGCGGACCTGCTGATGTACGAAATAAACCTCACCAAAGGCGCCATTCTGGAGCGGGGGGCGGTTTACCTAATCCCCCTGGGCGAGAAATTGCGTTTGCCCCGGGACATCCGCGGGCGCACAAACCCCAAAAGCTCCACCGGCAGGCTGGATGTGTTCACAAGGGTTATTACCGACGGTTGCACCCGGTTTGAGGAGATAGAGCCGGGCTATAACGGCGGGCTATATCTTGAAGTGGTGCCCCGTTCCTTCACCATTAAAGTGAGAAGCGGCCAACGGCTGAACCAGCTTCGCCTGTTCCTGTGCCCATCCGAACGCGATTGCCCCCATCCATCCAACTTTGCCGACTCTTCCACACTGCACCATTACCTGGGCGGCACGGAGCTTCGCCGGGTATATGAGAAAGAAAAGCTCCTTTGCGACATCGAGGGGGAGTTTATAGACAATACCGACCGGCATGTTAGCGGCGACGGGTTGTTGATGAGCGTGGACCTAACGGCTCCCGCCGGAAACTACAATCCCGTGGGCTACAAAGCCAAAAAGAACAGCCGCGTGATAGAGCTGGACATGGTGGGCCATTACGACGCCGATGATTTCTGGGAACCCATCCACCCCCACAAACTTGGCAGGCTCATCCTGGAGCCGGAGGAGTTTTACATTTTCGCCTCCAAAGAGAGAATACGGGTTCCCCTGAACTGCTCCGCCGAAATGGTGGAGTTCGACGCGGGCTCCGGCGAGCTTCGCACCCATTACGCCGGTTTTTTCGACCCTGGGTTCGGATATGGCGGCGACGGTAAGGTTATGGGCACCAAGGCGGTGCTGGAGGTGCGGCCCCACGACGTGCCGTTCATAATTGAAGACGGCCAGATACTTTTCAAGATGAAGTACGAGCGCATGGCCTCCGCCCCCCAAATCTGGTACGGGTCGGAAATAGGCTCCAACTATCACGACCAAACGTTGAGGCTGGCCAAGCAGTTCCGGAAACCATAG
- a CDS encoding PilT/PilU family type 4a pilus ATPase, with product MRRAELDHVLETMLDSHDNVSDLNMTVGKAFQVESSGVLVDVNMNPPVWKLTPFQTELIALNIIANDQRLTRHLVDSGSADCSYFVGDKARFRVNIFSQRNTYSLVLRKLQTVIPTIEDLELPEVFHKVAEEKNGLVVVTGATGSGKTTSLAAMLDVINRNKSVHVVTLEDPVEYMHPHKKATFNQRELGKDFDTFANGLRAALRQAPKVVLVGEMRDRETVEIGLSASETGHLVMSTLHTVDAGATINRIVGMFDLEEEKLIRIRLAESVRWVICQRLLPKVGGGRVAAFEVMGSNLRVKETILNGEQEGKTFYEIITASEPFGWRTFDKSITELYEKGLISEDTAMGYASRKAIVGRNIDMIKSKRGQATTDIEDLSLDEGYEQTSTGLKKKKR from the coding sequence ATGAGAAGAGCCGAGCTTGACCACGTGCTGGAGACGATGCTCGACAGCCACGACAACGTCTCGGATTTGAACATGACCGTTGGCAAGGCGTTCCAGGTGGAATCCTCCGGCGTTCTGGTGGACGTGAACATGAATCCACCCGTCTGGAAACTCACTCCCTTCCAGACGGAGCTTATAGCCCTCAACATAATCGCCAACGACCAGCGCCTGACCCGCCACCTGGTGGATAGCGGCTCGGCGGACTGCTCCTATTTCGTGGGCGACAAGGCCCGGTTCCGCGTAAACATATTCTCCCAGCGCAACACATACTCGCTGGTGCTGAGGAAACTCCAAACGGTAATCCCCACCATAGAAGACCTGGAACTGCCCGAGGTGTTCCACAAGGTGGCCGAAGAGAAAAACGGCCTTGTGGTGGTTACAGGCGCCACCGGTTCCGGTAAAACCACGTCGCTTGCGGCCATGCTGGACGTTATCAACCGGAACAAATCCGTCCACGTGGTTACGCTGGAAGACCCGGTGGAGTATATGCACCCCCACAAAAAGGCCACATTCAACCAGCGGGAGTTGGGGAAAGATTTCGACACATTCGCCAACGGGTTGCGCGCCGCCCTTCGCCAGGCTCCTAAAGTGGTGCTGGTGGGCGAAATGCGCGACCGGGAAACTGTTGAAATAGGCCTGTCGGCCTCTGAAACCGGCCACCTGGTGATGAGCACCCTGCATACGGTGGACGCTGGCGCCACCATAAACCGCATCGTGGGCATGTTCGACCTGGAGGAGGAAAAACTGATCCGCATACGCCTGGCGGAGTCTGTCCGGTGGGTCATCTGCCAACGCCTGCTACCAAAAGTGGGCGGCGGGCGCGTGGCCGCGTTCGAGGTGATGGGCTCCAACCTCCGGGTAAAAGAAACCATATTAAATGGCGAACAGGAGGGCAAAACCTTCTACGAGATAATAACCGCGTCGGAGCCTTTCGGGTGGCGCACTTTCGACAAGAGCATCACCGAGCTTTACGAGAAAGGACTGATATCCGAAGATACCGCCATGGGTTACGCCTCCCGCAAGGCGATAGTGGGCCGCAACATAGACATGATAAAGAGCAAACGCGGCCAGGCCACCACCGACATTGAAGACCTTTCGCTGGACGAAGGTTACGAGCAAACCTCCACCGGGCTGAAGAAAAAGAAAAGGTAA
- a CDS encoding zinc-ribbon domain-containing protein produces the protein MRVSCPSCQKVLNIQDDKLPLGKQVKFACPFCKNPIHVTREEASEGETELPSMGMVPDTTPQFKLDETQNVPIPPPPSGKVELPDLGEALESELEILEEGAHRALVADTENLDRISPVLKKMNYLITTVKTADEALRKLQFNFYDLVIINERFNGADPASNPIHKFIEPMTMDIRRKMFVAIIGKNFRTLDRMTAFAKSANMVMNETDFPNFELILKKAIKDDETFFRLIKKTLVELGKD, from the coding sequence ATGAGAGTTTCCTGCCCCAGTTGCCAGAAGGTGCTCAACATACAGGACGACAAGCTTCCGCTAGGAAAACAGGTGAAATTCGCCTGTCCTTTCTGCAAAAACCCGATACACGTCACCCGGGAGGAAGCCTCTGAAGGGGAGACGGAACTGCCCTCCATGGGGATGGTGCCGGACACAACCCCCCAATTCAAGCTGGACGAAACGCAAAACGTGCCCATCCCCCCTCCCCCATCGGGCAAGGTGGAGTTGCCGGACCTGGGCGAGGCGCTGGAGAGCGAGCTTGAGATCCTCGAAGAAGGCGCCCACAGGGCGCTGGTGGCCGACACGGAAAACCTGGACCGCATATCGCCGGTGCTCAAGAAGATGAACTATCTGATAACCACCGTTAAAACCGCCGACGAAGCCCTGCGCAAGTTGCAGTTCAACTTCTACGACCTGGTGATAATAAACGAGCGGTTCAACGGGGCGGATCCGGCCAGCAACCCCATACACAAATTCATCGAGCCGATGACCATGGATATCCGCAGGAAAATGTTCGTGGCCATCATTGGGAAGAATTTCAGGACCCTCGACAGGATGACGGCCTTCGCCAAAAGCGCGAACATGGTGATGAACGAGACGGATTTCCCCAATTTCGAGCTAATCCTCAAGAAGGCGATTAAAGACGACGAGACTTTCTTCCGTCTGATAAAGAAGACCCTTGTGGAACTAGGCAAGGATTAA